In Juglans microcarpa x Juglans regia isolate MS1-56 chromosome 1S, Jm3101_v1.0, whole genome shotgun sequence, the genomic stretch ACCTATAATCATTTGATTTTCTGTCCTTTGCTCCTTTTCCTCTTTAGCGACATAAGCCATTTGTCATTTGCAGCAAAAACTGGCACAGATGCTCTCCCGGTTGACAAAAATAGCCGAGGAATTTAATGTTGCAGTCTACATGACTAATCAAGGTAGTCCCTAACCACTTTGAGAGATCTTTTGTGTGCTCATTTGTTCTTAACTACTCTCATCTTGGCAAAGCTAGATGACACACGATGCATCATGATATCTCAAACAACCTTAACCGTTTTCATAAAGTGTGGTGGCCCTACGAGGACTTCAACTTTTTGGTTCACGAGCAACTCAATCTCCATATCCAGCAATGTCGAACCCTTAGCGAGCATTATAAATTGTGAATCCCAATTAGCATTGTGGCTCAAGATAATAATATACTGGAAGTTTATTGCTGAACCATATTATTGGATTGTTGGCTGCAGTTATTGCCGACCCAGGTGGTGGAATGTTTATATCGGACCCAAAGAAACCAGCTGGTGGGCATGTGCTTGCCCATGCGGCCACTATAAGGCTGATGTTCCGGAAAGGCAAAGGAGAACAGCGTGTCTGCAAGGTGTTCGATGCACCAAATCTACCCGAGGCTGAAGCAATATCCTTCCTACATATTATACTTCTTCCGTTTGATTTTAAATTGCCTGGCTCGTCCTTCAAGAAAACTAACCCTAAATTTCTTACCACTGTTCATGTTTCTCAAATCATGCagaaacccaataaaaaatgtCATTGTTGAGAAGTTAATCTTGACCAAAGCACGTATTTCAGATAACACCAGGGGGAATTGCGGATGCAAAGGACTAAGCTCAAGGCCTCGCTGTAACTCCGAAGAAGGCAACATTAAGGAGTCTTTACATTTTCTTATACCTAGGTACTCTAGTGTAGAGATGTAGAAAATATATGCAGGAAGCCGTTGGTTCTGAACCCTAAAAGCAGCATTGAAGTGCTTTAGCTGCCCTGCCCTATCTAGACCTATAGAAATATCATAAATCTGTTAAATGTGGAATCTTATTCAAATACAACGGCAGCATAGAAATATACTAGAATTTAGTGCACTTCATTATTTCATATCAATCGAGGGAGTCGTGTCTGAACAGGAAACAAATCCCACGTTCAAAAGCAACAAACATTGTGATTGGTACATAACTGTAACAAAAGAGTGAAACATATCATAATCCAATCTACAACATACCATACTTTTTAATGCCTTCTTATTATTCCATAATTTCCATGTTTTAAGCAATATCCTGGCTTAGTTCTGACATCAAACATGTATAGCATCATATAATCATGTGTTAGTGCTGAAAGTACTAACACCGCTTTAAAGTTAAGCAcccattgaaaatttgaaacattGAAGTCATTCAATGTGAGAGTAGACAGACCAAAAGCATCGGAACACCCTCTACTAACAACAGACTTGCTGCAAAGGGAAATGATATTCAGATTAGTAGTTTGAGGACCAGTTGGCAGCACTCCCAACTCTAGGCATGCCAACGGCTTCCCTCTTAGACTCTGCATCCACCGTGAATGTTGCGCCACACACCTGGCCGGAACTGTCCACCCTTGGCACTGGCTTCACCTCATTAAGGGGGTGTTCGAAACTCCTCAAGCCTTTGGAGGAAGTGAAAAAGCATCCTTTGTAAAACAACAGAAACAGATAAATTAGCAATGATGCAGTCATGCCCATACGGTAAAATCAAACTTCCCAGAAATAGTCTATAGTAACCAAAATTTCATGCGAATTAAAACAGGAAAAACAACAGAAAGCAAGTCTTGAGTTTCAAACAATGTGGTAGATAGGGAATGGGGGATGATAAAAATGGCAACCAACAGTATGCAATGTAGATTTTAATGCGTATCTTACTAAAGCAATTTGGAATCGCCCGCATCCCtatgtttcttatattttggtCCTAAATCGTCTGGCAACATATTTCAAAGCCCGcatacatttttttctcttgcGTTCCATGCCAATATTTGTTGTCATCAGGATCATAGAAGACAGCAATAGAGGAGCTATAAAGAAATAATCCACCATTCACAACGATTTTCCTAAGGTGAAATAAACTGCTTTTCCATGATTATATACCTTTAGGAAATGGTGCAAAAGATTTCCCGCAGCCCTTCTTCACAATTTCATCATCATCTGAAAGAACAAGATGGCCTTCAGAATCAGTACCCCAGAAGAAGGGAACACTTCCATCAGCATCCTGTATAAGCGGAAGGCAGAATTAGCTCAAGTAAAGCAGATGGTGATCAGTACAAAGAACGGTACAAGAATTATGAGGAGCCCATAACATAGAAGCATAAAGTTTTAGGAAGAAATGTATACTCACAGCAGCTATAAATGCGGCTTTTGAAGCACTGTCATAGAGAATAAACGCAAACTTCCCTTGGATATCTCTCACAACCTGATCAGCAGGATAAGGGCCACGGTCTCTTAGGGTTCTGTAAGCTTCTATAACAATAACAACCTCATTCGCAGTTTTGTTCAAACCATATTGTTGCTTAAGCAGAGCAACATTTTCAATGTGGCCTTGAAACAAGCAGAAAATGTCGTCCACCACAGCAAACAATCTAACAGCGAAAAGATGTGGAAGATCAACAGTGAATTAGAAGAACCAACAAAAAAGAGAGCATCATTAGAGAGAAAATAACACAAATCTGAGCGAGGATAGTCCAGCAGAAAATTATCCACTTGGTTCTTCTGTGGTATATGAAGACAGAACTCAGTGTTTTAGAATGTAATGCAAAATTACAATACAAGTCAACAAGACCAATGATGAAAGCATTAtctataacatataaatataattccatatcaaatattaaaaaaaaaaaacttaaaatcaacAGAAATGTAATGTTTGTTCATTTAAAAGTTCTAAAGGATTGCcaaatattagaataattaaGGCGATCATAGCCAACTCGTTGGATCAGTCTTTTGTTTTATCTCAAAACCATTACCGAGACAGATGAAACTAAAGACAAAATAAGATCTTTACATTTGGATTACATGCCATTGTAAGATAGACATAACCTgagatataataagtaagatataaaatattgattgaATAAGTAAGTTGATAGAACCACTGATCAAATAAGATATAAATGATTCATTGATCATGGGGCTTGTGTGCAGGTCCTGTTAGCcaataaaatctagaaaaaaccAGAAATACacttaatttaaatatttaatagcaGCAAATTCGAAGCAAACTTCTCATTATTATTGTActttagtattattattgttctttACTAAAATTTCTGAAGCACCAAACGAAGCATTAGCAGTTGCAGCCCCAACTCACTCTATTCAATTAGAAAAGCTAGCAAGAGGGCACCGAGATCTGTGAAATAATGCAAAGATCTTCAAAATTCAGTCACCAAATGTAAATCTACGAATCAAAAGTCTCAAATACTAcgcttcaaaataaaaaatttgattgtcCTTTTGTCACTACAGATAAGGACGACATTTATTTTGACAAGTCGAACAGGGACtacatataaatatcaaataataaactcatccgaaaataaataaatatcaagaaaataaagcTAACGTGCTATTGGTCCCCCAAAAACATAAGGAAACCAACagatgaaaaaaggaaaaaaaaaacaaacgacCCAGAAATTAGCATAATCGGATcaactccaaataaaaaaaagatatgtttaatttttttgagttttttgagACGAGTATGGTGTAGATGTACCTGGGGAGGAGGGGGTTCTGTTTGTTGAGCGAGTATGATATGAGGCCGTCGGAGCCGAGGTTGACAGTGACAGATCCAGGGTGCGTCGAGCTGAAGTGGTGGACCAGAACCCCATCTTTCAGAGCCAAGACCGGGCCGGAGTGGGGGCTATGCAGAGCCTCGGGGCTCTTCGCCACCGATTTGTCAAAAACTGCCAGCATTTTCCTCTTGCTTTCTTTATCGTCGATCCaatgcacagagagagagagcgtggcTGCGTGTGTGCGACTGGAAAGTAAGGAAAATGAGGTTGGTTAAATACGATTCGTTGAAGTGGAAACTTTTCCGATATTGCCCCCTTCTCCTTTTGCGAATTAGATATGGTTTGGACatggcttttttctttttttaaacaagtttcGCAAGAGCTTTATTAATTTGTCTTAactgaaagagaaatattatataccatattactatctcatatttttattttattacgtaagatatagtatatttattattattaaataataaaaaattatttaataaataatcatctaataataataaatatgatacataaatataatagtaatatcATCTAATAAGATAGtagtatgatatataaaattttctttttaattttctaaatcCAATAAATGCCTTTTGTAGGGAAATgagttatattttgtatttcatTGACATTAGTTAAATCAATACCAATACTCTTAGGAGCAATTGGGATTAAATAAATGgataataataaacttattactTTCTATCacctatttattattctctttttatttttaattttttttattaatggttaagaaattgactattaatgaagttgtataattttttaatttgttttcttaatgattaagaatgttaaaaaattacttaaaagaaaataacgaaaaaataaaaataaaagttttaaatacactatatataggAGATAGTAAGtctattattattctaaataaatagcatccacttattatttttcttgatttagtCAAACATTACAATTAAAACAAACAGGCTAATTATTTTACCCCTACATCTTACTTAGCCAAACAGGTTAAGTTcaaaatgagattatttttctactcatttcaatttatttcggAATAGAAACTCGAATGCCATAAGTCCGTATcggaaaattttatacaccacattactattttatttttattctactatataaaatgtaacatttttatcatcattaaatgatcttttattgaataattctttatcatctaatggtaataaatatgtcacatcttacataatgaaataaaaataaaatgatggaaCATTACTCGATATTTATAGTACAGCTGGCCACAAATTGTTCAAAGGTAAGTTAGACCTTATCCTTATAAAGAGAGACAAGTGGTACGTTTAACttggtttataattttttttgaaacaaaaacttggtttataattcaataaacaaaaaaaaaaaggtttataaTTAGAGTGGCTCTACAGCCAGACACGAAGGATCCGACGGGGGACTCCGACAGtacttcttgttttctttttttttcatatatatttttttaacatttttaaatattttttttaaagaaaattcataacattattaaaaaacatttctttaattattaaataaaaaaaattattgtcgTGATCCCATATGTAAGAACAGCATTTCTCTTATAATTATACGTGATGAATGTTGCGTGAATATATATGGTCTCTTGCTTTACTGAATTAGATGGTTCCATTTTAGAGAAAGATAGCAAGATGACCTCCGCTTGGGGTCCACAACATTGCCCAAACTCATCAAAATCAAACCAAGCTGCTTCTGATCGATCAAAAGCAGCAGTTTGGCCCCATCGACCTTGTTGCTTGAGCTCCATACCGACAAGAGGAATACAGTACCCATTATGATTTGTATGATAAATTGTATCCTCATTATCTATGATTCATTCCCAATAAACATATTCAagaaacaaatattaatttttatttttattttcacattatttttaaaaaataaattaactagGAATTAAGTTAAGTTAAATCAGTCTGTCTAAAACTCTTGTACTTGAGAAGCAATAAGTCAATAGCATAAACCAATGCATTTCGCACCACAAAAGGAACTCAACTATAAGCCTCATTTTGTTGCTAAGCAGACGCTAAAATTAATCAGACAACTCAAACTCGGTTGTATGCTACTGATTTGCTGAAAAGCTGCCGTATATAGATGACTTGTAGAGCACTTGCAGCGGCCAGCAAGATGTACTCTCCAACGGTGTAGAACACAACTCGTTTTCGGGTGCTCTCATTTGCTAAAGAAGAAGCAGAGTGGCAAGTAATCAGTACATGTTGATGTGTTCCCCAACATCATAAAATCATGATGAAATCTCTTTATTGATGAAATATCCAGAAGCAGTAAACAAGAAGTGCATTGAATATGAGTAGGAATGATCTAAATGATGGATAACATTGACGAACAATCTAGAAAGAAGGCAGTGTTACAAGTAACAAGTTATATTCATCAAAGATGAGCATGAATGCATGGACTCAAACACCCTCCACCAGACAACCTGCTTGAGCAttgctagaaaatatttttttataaacatatcGTGATCACAGTGACCAATGTAGGTTTACTTGATAGATACAAATAATCAAGTAAACAAACAAAGCAGAAAGATAATtctctccttcctttttttcttggcaTATTGCTTTCCCTCAAAGATGTAATTCCATTGCCCTCGTACAATTATCAGAAAGaccataattttctttttcctaagtGCTTTATGTTGCGCTGATGATGAAATCGCAAAATTATTACACAAACATGCAAATGCATGGACGTGTAGAAGAGAAATGCTATACCCACTTGGATGAAGAAACCTTTACTTGttcaaaaaacaattaaatagaTTGTTTGTTAATACGGGTAGACTACCTACAAAGGATCAGACTAGTTTGTGCGTGTCAGTGTGTCGAGTAACTTACCCAAAGTTACGCTATTGAaaacttgttttcaaataaataattttccttatCTACCATTAGATCAAATGTTCTTTACACAAATGCCAAATTTAAAGACAATCGGATGAAATTTACTATGAAATCAATAAACTTAATTGTTTAGTATGTGATTACCAGCATATTTAGAAGTCATGTGGATTTAACAAAATACTATTGTATCAAAAAGCTATTGGCGGTATAAGTCTTTTTAAAGTTACACTAGCTTAGCTTGAACCTAACCATATATTCATATTCCCCGCAGTACACCTATAAAACAGATACACAGGCATCTTGCATGTGGGAAATTCCCATGTCTGATTGGTGTCTGTCACAAAAGATGCACTAAAATGAATTAGGTATATCTCTAGAATTGCGAGAAAACcacaaaatgacatttatataaaattgtgaTCATCATTTCCATTCATGGAGAATAAAACTACTTACTACGGCGATGTCGAGCATCACGTGCTTTCAAGTACTTCTGCTCCGCTGTAACAGACTCCAGTGCCTCTCTCAGTTCAGCGATTTTAACGTTTATTGGGTTCAAATGTTCTGGAAAGAGACACCATATAAAGTTATAAAGGCAGAACAAAAGGAATTATAAACATATATCAGCTCCTTAAGCAAGTTGCTTGGGCTATCAAAGGTCAAGTTATTTCTTGTCACAATGGCAACACAGATTTAAAAATACATGGATGATGAAAAGAATATCAGAATCTGCTAATAGAAACATATTGAGAGGTTTTAACATACCATCTTTGGCCAGGTCATGCTCATTGGGAATATGGCCAACGTGTATGTAGAAAGAAACAGTCTCTGGTGTCGCATAAGAATTATGAAAACAGAATTTATACATTCCGCTTCGTGGGGCCTTAAACTCAAACTTGTCCCCGGATGTTCCCTTCAGAGTGTGCACCATATTACCTGCTGGAGATGTCACCTGCACAACACCCCATAATTAGGATGTATAA encodes the following:
- the LOC121245879 gene encoding stem-specific protein TSJT1; protein product: MLAVFDKSVAKSPEALHSPHSGPVLALKDGVLVHHFSSTHPGSVTVNLGSDGLISYSLNKQNPLLPRLFAVVDDIFCLFQGHIENVALLKQQYGLNKTANEVVIVIEAYRTLRDRGPYPADQVVRDIQGKFAFILYDSASKAAFIAADADGSVPFFWGTDSEGHLVLSDDDEIVKKGCGKSFAPFPKGCFFTSSKGLRSFEHPLNEVKPVPRVDSSGQVCGATFTVDAESKREAVGMPRVGSAANWSSNY
- the LOC121245885 gene encoding transmembrane emp24 domain-containing protein p24beta3-like isoform X2, with translation MERGQRERSVMRIWMLRVLLMLFSFLGRISSLSVTVNDVECVYEYVLYEGDTVSGNFVVVDHDIFWSSDHPGIDFTVTSPAGNMVHTLKGTSGDKFEFKAPRSGMYKFCFHNSYATPETVSFYIHVGHIPNEHDLAKDEHLNPINVKIAELREALESVTAEQKYLKARDARHRRNTNQTWEFPTCKMPVYLFYRCTAGNMNICK
- the LOC121245885 gene encoding transmembrane emp24 domain-containing protein p24beta3-like isoform X1, translating into MERGQRERSVMRIWMLRVLLMLFSFLGRISSLSVTVNDVECVYEYVLYEGDTVSGNFVVVDHDIFWSSDHPGIDFTVTSPAGNMVHTLKGTSGDKFEFKAPRSGMYKFCFHNSYATPETVSFYIHVGHIPNEHDLAKDEHLNPINVKIAELREALESVTAEQKYLKARDARHRRTNESTRKRVVFYTVGEYILLAAASALQVIYIRQLFSKSVAYNRV